In Camelus bactrianus isolate YW-2024 breed Bactrian camel chromosome 18, ASM4877302v1, whole genome shotgun sequence, one DNA window encodes the following:
- the JPT2 gene encoding jupiter microtubule associated homolog 2 isoform X2: protein MKPPGGESSNLFGNPEEAVPSSRPNRMASNIFGPTEEPQNIPKRTNPPGGKGSGIFDESKPVQTRQRLNPPGGKASDIFGSPVTATSPLAHPNKPKDHVLLCEGEDPVPDLKAAASASPRQEPGERGGPREADGAQGPAPTVDSHEPRLGPRPRSHNKVLNPPGGKSSISFY from the exons ATGAAGCCCCCGGGAGGGGAATCAAGCAATCTTTTTGGAAATCCAGAAGAAGCTGTCCCTTCAAGCAGACCCAATAGGATGGCCTCTAATATTTTTGGACCAACTGAAGAACCTCAGAACATACCCAAAAGGACCAATCCCCCAG GAGGGAAAGGAAGTGGTATCTTTGATGAGTCAAAGCCTGTGCAGACACGACAGCGTCTGAACCCACCTGGTGGGAAGGCCAGTGATATTTTTGGGTCCCCTGTCACTGCTACTTCACCCTTGGCACATCCAAACAAACCCAAG GACCACGTGCTCCTGTGTGAAGGAGAGGACCCAGTACCTGACCTCAAAG CTGCAGCCAGCGCCTCGCCCAGACAGGAGCCAGGGGAGAGAGGCGGCCCGAGAGAAGCGGACGGCGCCCAGGGGCCTGCGCCCACGGTCGACAGCCATGAGCCCAGGTTGGGCCCTCGGCCTCGCTCGCACAACAAAGTCCTGAACCCACCCGGAGGCAAATCCAGCATCTCCTTCTACTAA